One stretch of Micromonospora echinospora DNA includes these proteins:
- a CDS encoding helix-turn-helix transcriptional regulator, whose amino-acid sequence MLTEAVVARPDPRLRQWVDRYLGYREDVPVPLARREVAGAFVVLILGWGDPLDVTDPRDPARGAYGTNAFLAGPFDGWCVTRTVGTGTGVQVLLTAPAARRLLGLPLADLANRAVPVDAVAGWLVRLRDELAGARDWPQRFARLDAVLAARLAETAPVDAYLLAAWRRLAGEGGVGVATLAQELGWSRRHLSVRFRREFGLPPRTVARLLRFDRAYASLGRTVLTAPAAVADETGWAERAARWGYYDQSHLIREFREFAGATPAALAGPGSHSSNPA is encoded by the coding sequence ATGCTGACCGAGGCCGTCGTCGCGCGCCCCGACCCGCGACTGCGTCAGTGGGTGGACCGCTACCTCGGCTACCGCGAGGACGTGCCCGTCCCGCTTGCACGCCGGGAGGTGGCGGGCGCGTTCGTGGTGCTGATCCTCGGCTGGGGCGACCCGCTGGACGTCACCGATCCGCGTGACCCGGCCCGGGGCGCGTACGGCACGAACGCCTTTCTGGCCGGTCCGTTCGACGGCTGGTGCGTTACCCGCACCGTGGGGACGGGCACCGGGGTCCAGGTGCTGCTGACCGCCCCGGCGGCTCGCCGCCTGCTCGGGCTGCCGCTGGCCGACCTGGCCAACCGGGCGGTGCCGGTCGACGCGGTGGCGGGCTGGCTGGTCCGGCTGCGCGACGAGCTGGCCGGAGCGCGGGACTGGCCGCAGCGCTTCGCCCGGCTCGACGCCGTCCTTGCCGCGCGGCTGGCGGAGACCGCGCCGGTGGACGCGTACCTGCTGGCGGCCTGGCGGCGGCTGGCCGGCGAAGGCGGGGTGGGCGTGGCCACGCTGGCCCAGGAGCTGGGCTGGTCGCGCCGCCACCTGTCGGTCCGGTTCCGGCGGGAGTTCGGCCTGCCGCCGAGGACCGTCGCCCGCCTGCTGCGCTTCGACCGGGCGTACGCGAGCCTGGGCCGCACCGTGCTCACCGCGCCCGCCGCCGTGGCGGACGAGACCGGCTGGGCGGAGCGGGCGGCCCGGTGGGGCTACTACGACCAGTCGCATCTCATCCGTGAGTTCCGCGAGTTCGCCGGGGCCACCCCGGCTGCGCTGGCCGGGCCGGGATCCCATTCGTCCAATCCGGCCTGA
- a CDS encoding VOC family protein — protein MQSVYPVLRYPDVRAAVDFLCSAFGLTVRELHELPDGTLVHVELEYAGDLVMLGPGPAPQPRPADDDYRVYLAIDDVDAHHERARAAGAEIVRAPFDTDYGSRDYIARDLSGVVWSFGTYRP, from the coding sequence ATGCAGAGCGTTTATCCCGTCTTGCGGTATCCCGACGTACGAGCAGCAGTCGACTTCCTCTGTTCCGCCTTCGGCCTCACCGTGCGTGAACTGCACGAGCTGCCCGACGGCACCCTCGTCCACGTCGAGCTGGAGTACGCCGGCGACCTGGTGATGCTCGGCCCGGGGCCGGCGCCGCAGCCCCGCCCGGCCGACGACGACTACCGCGTCTACCTGGCGATCGACGACGTCGACGCCCATCACGAGCGGGCCCGGGCGGCCGGCGCGGAGATCGTCCGGGCGCCGTTCGACACCGACTACGGCTCCCGTGACTACATCGCCCGCGACCTGTCCGGCGTGGTCTGGTCGTTCGGCACCTACCGCCCCTGA
- the coaE gene encoding dephospho-CoA kinase has translation MLKVGLTGGIGSGKSAVASRLAALGAVIVDSDRIAREIVAPGTDGLAEVVAAFSEKILDADGALDRAALGALVFGDEAARRTLEGITHPRVRARSAELVAAAPADAIVVNDVPLLVEVGLAPTYHLVVVVQTAVPTRMARLTRDRGMAAAEAQRRIAAQADDATRRAVADVLLTNDGTLTELHAAVDALWRDRLAPYERNVRERRAVPPDPAALAGPDPTWPEQYARLAARIRHAAGGDIRVDHVGSTAVPGLAAPDVIDIQVTVSSLDEADGPLAQRLADAGFPRLPGEWWDAPRQPEPARWAKRLHGGADPGRPVRLHLREAGSPGWRHALLMRDHLRADPARRGDYLQVKRDLAATAPERAAWGTVNDPWFDEERLRAEEWAAQTGWRP, from the coding sequence GTGCTGAAGGTGGGGCTGACCGGCGGAATCGGATCGGGCAAGAGCGCGGTGGCGAGCCGGCTCGCCGCGCTGGGCGCGGTGATCGTCGACTCGGACCGCATCGCCCGCGAGATCGTCGCGCCCGGCACCGACGGGCTGGCCGAGGTGGTCGCGGCCTTCTCCGAGAAGATCCTGGACGCCGACGGGGCGCTGGACCGGGCCGCCCTGGGCGCGCTGGTCTTCGGCGACGAGGCCGCCCGCCGCACGCTCGAAGGGATCACCCATCCCCGGGTACGCGCGCGCAGCGCCGAACTGGTCGCCGCCGCTCCCGCCGACGCGATAGTCGTCAACGACGTGCCGCTGCTGGTCGAGGTGGGACTCGCGCCGACGTACCACCTGGTGGTCGTGGTGCAGACGGCCGTGCCGACCCGGATGGCCCGGCTGACCCGCGACCGGGGCATGGCCGCGGCGGAGGCGCAGCGGCGCATCGCCGCGCAGGCCGACGACGCCACCCGCCGCGCGGTCGCCGACGTGCTGCTCACCAACGACGGCACGCTCACCGAGCTGCACGCCGCCGTGGACGCCCTCTGGCGGGACCGCCTGGCACCCTACGAGCGCAACGTCCGCGAGCGCCGCGCCGTGCCGCCCGACCCGGCGGCGCTCGCCGGCCCGGACCCGACCTGGCCCGAGCAGTACGCCCGGCTGGCCGCCCGGATCCGCCACGCGGCCGGCGGCGACATCCGGGTCGACCACGTCGGCTCCACCGCGGTGCCGGGGCTCGCCGCGCCGGACGTGATCGACATCCAGGTGACCGTCTCCTCGCTGGACGAGGCGGACGGCCCGCTCGCGCAGCGGCTGGCCGATGCGGGCTTCCCCCGGCTGCCGGGCGAGTGGTGGGACGCGCCCCGCCAGCCCGAGCCGGCGCGCTGGGCCAAGCGGCTGCACGGCGGCGCGGACCCGGGGCGTCCGGTGCGGCTGCACCTGCGCGAGGCCGGCTCACCCGGCTGGCGGCACGCGCTGCTGATGCGCGACCACCTGCGCGCCGACCCGGCGCGGCGGGGCGACTACCTGCAGGTGAAGCGGGATCTGGCGGCCACCGCGCCGGAGCGCGCCGCGTGGGGCACAGTCAACGACCCGTGGTTCGACGAGGAGCGCCTGCGCGCCGAGGAGTGGGCCGCGCAGACCGGCTGGCGCCCCTGA
- a CDS encoding C40 family peptidase, with protein sequence MAPQPCRQAVVRVPVATLWTAPDAVRPIDRPALADSPDIAAWIAGMDREQQVDDCVLTQLLLGERVRVTETRTDGWTRVVALGQPAAKHGADGYPGWVRTAHLTAAEPVDAALTVDVAHTTLRVTPGGAAALSGVVLGTRLASAGRPVDGGRPVRVPGRADPLWAPEGDLVPLPAERPEAKEVLAVAERLRDLVYVWGGLSTDGIDCSGLVHLAWRRYGISLPRDADDQADATTPVALDDERPGDLYFFARPGRRVHHVGIVSAEPHSGRRRMLHACYLTRRVVEEELPADRVATLVGAHRV encoded by the coding sequence GTGGCGCCTCAACCGTGCCGGCAGGCCGTCGTACGGGTGCCGGTGGCGACCCTGTGGACAGCACCCGACGCGGTGCGCCCGATCGACCGGCCCGCTCTCGCCGACTCCCCCGACATCGCCGCCTGGATCGCCGGCATGGACCGCGAGCAGCAGGTCGACGACTGCGTCCTGACCCAGTTGCTGCTCGGCGAGCGGGTACGGGTCACCGAGACGCGGACGGACGGCTGGACCCGGGTGGTGGCGCTCGGGCAGCCCGCCGCGAAACACGGCGCCGACGGCTACCCGGGCTGGGTGCGGACCGCCCACCTGACCGCTGCCGAGCCGGTCGACGCCGCGCTGACCGTCGACGTCGCCCACACCACGCTGCGCGTCACGCCGGGCGGCGCTGCGGCGCTCAGCGGAGTGGTGCTCGGCACCCGCCTCGCGTCGGCCGGGCGACCGGTGGACGGCGGGCGACCGGTCCGCGTACCGGGTCGGGCCGACCCGCTGTGGGCCCCGGAGGGCGACCTGGTGCCGCTGCCGGCCGAACGCCCCGAGGCCAAGGAGGTGCTCGCGGTCGCCGAGCGGCTGCGCGACCTGGTCTACGTCTGGGGCGGCCTGTCCACCGACGGCATCGACTGCTCCGGGCTGGTCCACCTGGCCTGGCGGCGGTACGGGATCTCGCTCCCCCGCGACGCCGACGACCAGGCGGACGCGACGACGCCGGTGGCGCTCGACGACGAGCGTCCCGGTGACCTCTACTTCTTCGCGCGGCCCGGCCGGCGCGTCCACCACGTCGGGATCGTGTCGGCCGAGCCGCACAGCGGCCGGCGCCGGATGCTGCACGCCTGCTACCTGACCCGCCGGGTGGTCGAGGAGGAGCTGCCCGCCGACCGGGTCGCCACACTCGTCGGCGCGCACCGCGTCTGA
- a CDS encoding antibiotic biosynthesis monooxygenase family protein encodes MVLEVALIDVTPGNEDDFAAAYAQARPILAGAEGCRSVRMTRGVESPSRFVLLVEWDSVEAHDVNFRQTERFAQWRGLIGPYFAGPPLVEHFTDVPA; translated from the coding sequence ATGGTTCTTGAGGTCGCGCTTATCGATGTGACGCCCGGAAACGAGGACGACTTCGCCGCCGCCTACGCGCAGGCGCGGCCGATCCTCGCCGGCGCCGAGGGCTGCCGTTCCGTGCGGATGACCCGGGGCGTGGAGTCGCCCTCCCGGTTCGTCCTGCTGGTCGAGTGGGACTCGGTCGAGGCGCACGACGTGAACTTCCGCCAGACCGAACGGTTCGCGCAGTGGCGCGGGCTGATCGGCCCGTACTTCGCCGGGCCGCCGCTGGTCGAGCACTTCACCGACGTCCCGGCCTGA
- a CDS encoding mandelate racemase/muconate lactonizing enzyme family protein, whose amino-acid sequence MTIAAVRTHRLSAPLHTPFVTALRRTTTVDTLVVEVIDGDGRSGFGESPQVWQVTGASVAGAEACVRELLAPLLIGRDADDLQAGCALLRRAVVGNESAKAALDVALHDLAARRLGVPLVRLLGGTALRVPTDVTLAAGDAVDLAATAARRGAEGFGVLKLKVGTDARGDLDRVRAVRAAVGPDVRIRLDANQGWTPREAVRVIRAIEDAGLDVELVEQPVHRRDLDGLAWVSDRVGLPILADESVFDTRDLVEVIRRRAADMVNVKLAKCGGLQAARTLLDLAAAHGMGTIVGSMMEGPVGVGAAASLVAAYGTTAVSDLDAAWWLAWSPVTGGIRYEGASVLLPDAPGLGVTGLREAKIQSHG is encoded by the coding sequence ATGACCATCGCCGCGGTACGCACCCACCGTCTGTCGGCCCCCTTACACACCCCGTTCGTCACCGCGCTGCGCCGTACCACCACCGTGGACACGCTGGTCGTGGAGGTGATCGACGGCGACGGCCGTTCGGGTTTCGGTGAGTCGCCGCAGGTCTGGCAGGTCACCGGCGCGTCGGTGGCCGGCGCCGAGGCGTGCGTACGCGAACTGCTCGCGCCGCTGCTGATCGGCCGGGACGCCGACGACCTCCAGGCGGGTTGCGCGCTGCTGCGTCGCGCCGTGGTGGGCAACGAGTCGGCGAAGGCGGCGCTCGACGTGGCGCTGCACGATCTGGCCGCGCGGCGGCTCGGCGTACCCCTGGTGCGCCTGCTCGGTGGCACGGCGCTGCGCGTGCCGACGGACGTCACGCTGGCCGCCGGCGACGCGGTCGACCTGGCCGCGACGGCGGCGCGGCGCGGCGCCGAGGGGTTCGGGGTGCTCAAGCTCAAGGTCGGCACCGACGCCCGCGGCGACCTGGACCGGGTCCGCGCGGTGCGGGCCGCGGTCGGGCCGGACGTACGGATCCGGCTGGACGCCAACCAGGGCTGGACGCCGCGGGAGGCGGTCCGGGTGATCCGCGCGATCGAGGACGCGGGGCTCGACGTCGAACTGGTCGAGCAGCCGGTGCACCGCCGTGACCTGGACGGACTGGCCTGGGTCAGCGACCGGGTCGGGCTGCCGATCCTGGCCGACGAGTCCGTCTTCGACACGCGTGACCTGGTCGAGGTGATCCGGCGGCGCGCGGCGGACATGGTGAACGTGAAGCTGGCCAAGTGCGGCGGCCTGCAAGCGGCCCGCACGCTGCTGGACCTGGCCGCCGCGCACGGCATGGGCACCATCGTCGGCTCGATGATGGAAGGGCCGGTCGGGGTCGGCGCCGCCGCCAGCCTGGTCGCCGCCTACGGCACCACGGCGGTGTCGGACCTCGACGCCGCGTGGTGGCTGGCCTGGTCGCCGGTCACCGGCGGCATCCGGTACGAGGGCGCGAGCGTGCTGCTGCCGGACGCGCCGGGGCTCGGCGTCACCGGCCTACGTGAAGCTAAAATTCAGTCACATGGTTGA
- a CDS encoding TerC family protein translates to MNVSALVWAVTLIAMIAVLLADLFIIGRRPHEPSVRESSLWVGFYVGLALVFGAVLWLTSGAGVAGEFYTGWLTEYSLSVDNLFVFVIIMARFGVPRQYQQKVLLVGIILALVMRGGFIAAGAALISQFSWVFYIFGAFLIYTAVNLARQGEPDEDEFSENLLIRWSRRALPLSRDYDGAKITTREHGRRLFTPMLIVMIAIGTTDLIFALDSIPAIFGITQEPYLVFTANVFALMGLRQLYFLLGGLLDRLIYLSYGLAVVLGFIGVKLVLEALADNHLPFINGGEPVGWAPHIPIWLSLTVILGTLALATVASLAKSSRDRRRELVKAPR, encoded by the coding sequence TTGAACGTGTCCGCATTGGTGTGGGCGGTAACGCTGATCGCGATGATCGCGGTCCTGCTCGCCGACCTGTTCATCATCGGCCGGCGACCGCACGAGCCCAGCGTCCGCGAATCGAGCCTCTGGGTGGGCTTCTACGTCGGCCTGGCACTGGTCTTCGGCGCGGTGCTCTGGCTGACCTCGGGCGCCGGTGTGGCGGGCGAGTTCTACACCGGCTGGCTCACCGAGTACAGCCTCTCGGTGGACAACCTCTTCGTCTTCGTCATCATCATGGCCCGCTTCGGGGTGCCCCGGCAGTACCAGCAGAAGGTGCTGCTCGTCGGCATCATCCTGGCGCTGGTCATGCGCGGCGGTTTCATCGCGGCCGGCGCGGCGCTGATCTCCCAGTTCTCCTGGGTCTTCTACATCTTCGGCGCGTTCCTCATCTACACCGCGGTGAACCTGGCCCGGCAGGGCGAGCCGGACGAGGACGAGTTCAGCGAGAACCTGCTGATCCGGTGGAGCCGCCGGGCGCTGCCGCTGTCCCGGGACTACGACGGGGCGAAGATCACCACCCGGGAACACGGGCGGCGGCTCTTCACCCCGATGCTGATCGTGATGATCGCGATCGGCACCACCGACCTGATCTTCGCGCTCGACTCGATCCCGGCGATCTTCGGCATCACCCAGGAGCCGTACCTGGTCTTCACCGCGAACGTGTTCGCGCTGATGGGGCTGCGGCAGCTCTACTTCCTGCTCGGCGGCCTGCTGGACCGGCTCATCTACCTCAGCTACGGGCTGGCGGTGGTGCTCGGCTTCATCGGCGTGAAGCTGGTGCTGGAGGCGCTCGCCGACAACCACCTGCCGTTCATCAACGGCGGCGAGCCCGTGGGGTGGGCCCCGCACATCCCGATCTGGCTGTCGCTCACCGTCATCCTCGGCACCCTGGCCCTGGCCACTGTGGCAAGCCTGGCGAAGTCGTCGCGGGACCGGCGACGGGAGCTGGTCAAGGCCCCCCGCTGA
- a CDS encoding DUF5753 domain-containing protein: MPLSASPVVRRARLGVELRRLRRRESLTLEQVCVRLGWASTSKLSRIELGQSRPDLADVLDLLDVYQVPSPQRDELIVIARDAATGRGWSRALGEMGERQRAYVELEAGAERIVEYQCALVPGLLQTPAYARLRVSAGAALTGDVDVEAEVRARAARQELLIRPDPPHYTALIDERVCDPDGLPGDVWRDQMRHLLALAERPRVSVRLLPGASCGDGPHPLAPFSYYAYPDPADPRTVLVETLTTDVRLVSETDVTHYERVIELLLAVALPPDATAELVARRLGAAPVPRQRDPHDLG; the protein is encoded by the coding sequence ATGCCGTTGTCAGCAAGTCCCGTGGTCCGGAGGGCGCGGCTCGGTGTGGAGCTGCGCCGGCTGCGCCGTCGCGAGTCGCTCACGCTGGAGCAGGTCTGCGTCCGGCTGGGTTGGGCATCCACCTCGAAGCTGTCCCGCATCGAGCTGGGGCAGAGCCGGCCCGACCTGGCCGACGTGCTCGACCTGCTCGACGTCTACCAGGTGCCGTCACCGCAGCGGGACGAGTTGATCGTCATCGCCCGGGACGCCGCCACCGGACGCGGCTGGTCCCGGGCGCTCGGCGAGATGGGCGAACGGCAGCGGGCGTACGTCGAGCTGGAGGCGGGCGCCGAGCGCATCGTCGAGTACCAGTGCGCGCTCGTGCCCGGCCTGCTCCAGACCCCGGCGTACGCCCGGTTGCGTGTGTCGGCGGGCGCGGCGCTGACCGGCGACGTCGACGTGGAGGCCGAGGTCCGCGCCCGCGCGGCGCGTCAGGAGCTGCTGATCCGGCCGGACCCGCCGCACTACACGGCGTTGATCGACGAGCGGGTCTGCGACCCGGACGGCCTGCCCGGTGACGTGTGGCGCGACCAGATGCGGCATCTGCTCGCCCTCGCCGAGCGGCCACGCGTCAGCGTCCGGCTGCTGCCCGGCGCATCCTGCGGCGACGGCCCGCACCCGCTCGCGCCGTTCTCCTACTACGCCTACCCCGATCCGGCGGACCCGCGCACCGTGCTGGTGGAGACGCTCACCACCGACGTGCGCCTGGTGTCCGAGACGGACGTGACCCACTACGAGCGGGTCATCGAACTGCTGCTCGCGGTCGCGCTGCCACCCGATGCCACGGCCGAGTTGGTGGCCCGGCGGCTGGGCGCAGCGCCGGTGCCCCGTCAGCGCGATCCGCACGACCTGGGCTGA
- a CDS encoding tyrosine-protein phosphatase, protein MTGREWELVGAPNARDLGGLPTTDGRRVRAGRLIRTPALGRLTDEDLPVLGKLGPACVVDLRDAHEQAVAPPDRLAGAPRVVHLPVYDAAHPVFTYVSAVLQGHDLNAYAALAREGMPGAMTAIYRWFVTGESARAGFSAAVRLAVEDANLPLLFHCSAGKDRTGWLSVVLLTVLGVEEEAIRADYLVHNELTESLREVLLSAMIRRRPDLDPAAARPLLEVRPEYLDAAYDEVRRAHGSFEAYLRDGLGVTDADRAALRERLLE, encoded by the coding sequence ATGACCGGGCGGGAATGGGAGCTGGTTGGTGCGCCGAACGCGCGTGACCTGGGCGGACTGCCGACGACCGACGGGCGGCGGGTACGCGCCGGACGGCTCATCCGCACGCCCGCGCTGGGCCGGCTCACCGACGAGGACCTGCCGGTGCTGGGCAAACTCGGCCCGGCCTGCGTGGTGGACCTGCGCGACGCCCACGAGCAGGCGGTGGCACCGCCGGACCGGCTGGCCGGTGCGCCCCGCGTGGTGCATCTGCCGGTCTACGACGCGGCGCATCCCGTGTTCACGTACGTCTCGGCAGTGCTGCAGGGCCACGACCTGAACGCCTACGCGGCGCTGGCCCGGGAGGGCATGCCGGGGGCGATGACGGCGATCTACCGCTGGTTCGTCACCGGCGAGTCGGCGCGGGCCGGCTTCAGCGCGGCGGTGCGGCTGGCCGTCGAGGACGCGAACCTGCCGCTGCTGTTCCACTGCTCGGCCGGCAAGGACCGCACCGGCTGGCTGTCGGTGGTGCTGCTGACCGTGCTGGGCGTGGAGGAGGAGGCGATCCGCGCCGACTACCTGGTGCACAACGAGCTGACCGAGAGCCTGCGCGAGGTGCTGCTGTCGGCGATGATCCGGCGCCGGCCGGACCTGGACCCGGCGGCGGCGCGGCCGCTGCTGGAGGTGCGCCCGGAATACCTGGACGCCGCCTACGACGAGGTGCGCCGGGCGCACGGCTCGTTCGAGGCGTACCTGCGGGACGGTCTGGGGGTGACCGACGCGGACCGCGCGGCGCTGCGCGAGCGGCTGCTGGAGTAG
- the uvrB gene encoding excinuclease ABC subunit UvrB codes for MALDIPRLDGRFQVVSEFQPAGDQPAAIDELERRVRRGDRNTVLLGATGTGKSATTAWLVERLQRPTLVLAPNKTLAAQLAKEFGELLPRNAVEYFVSYYDYYQPEAYIPQTDTYIEKDSSVNEEVERLRHSATMSLLTRRDVIVVATVSAIYGLGTPEEYLERAVRVKVGQELDRDRLLRRLVDIQYTRNDMAFQRGTFRVRGDTLEIIPAYEELAVRIELFGDEIEKLYYLNPLTGDVVREVDSLMIFPATHYAAGPERMERAIRDIEAELGERLAELERQGKLLEAQRLRMRTTYDIEMMRQVGFCSGIENYSMHIDGRLPGSPPHCLLDYFPDDFLTVIDESHVTIPQIGGMYEGDASRKRMLVDHGFRLPSAADNRPLRFDEFLERVGQMVYLSATPGPWELERSQGEFVEQVIRPTGLIDPEVVVKPTKGQIDDLMHEIKLRTERDERVLVTTLTKKMAEDLSDYLLENGIRVRYLHSEVDTLRRVELLRELRKGDYDVLVGINLLREGLDLPEVSLVAILDADKEGFLRSGRSLIQTIGRAARNVSGQVHMYADKITPSMANAIDETNRRRAKQIAHNEANGIRPEPLRKKIHDILDDIYREAEDTENSNVGGAVRQLSRGKAPVKETRSRRGAAGTPSREGMARADLANLIQELNDQMLAAARELQFELAARIRDEVADLKKELRGMDAAGVR; via the coding sequence ATGGCGCTCGACATTCCCCGGCTCGACGGCCGCTTCCAGGTCGTCAGTGAGTTCCAGCCGGCCGGTGACCAGCCGGCGGCGATCGACGAGCTTGAGCGTCGCGTGCGGCGCGGCGACCGCAACACGGTGCTGCTCGGCGCGACCGGCACCGGCAAGAGCGCCACCACGGCGTGGCTGGTCGAGCGGCTTCAGCGGCCGACCCTGGTGCTCGCCCCCAACAAGACCCTCGCCGCCCAGCTCGCGAAGGAGTTCGGCGAGCTGCTGCCGCGCAACGCGGTGGAGTACTTCGTCTCCTACTACGACTACTACCAGCCCGAGGCGTACATCCCGCAGACCGACACCTACATCGAGAAGGACTCCTCGGTCAACGAGGAGGTCGAGCGGCTGCGGCACTCGGCCACCATGTCGCTGCTCACCCGGCGGGACGTCATCGTGGTCGCCACCGTCTCGGCGATCTACGGCCTGGGCACGCCGGAGGAATACCTCGAGCGCGCCGTCCGGGTCAAGGTGGGGCAGGAGCTCGACCGCGACCGGCTGCTGCGGCGGCTGGTCGACATCCAGTACACCCGCAACGACATGGCCTTCCAGCGCGGCACCTTCCGGGTCCGCGGCGACACGCTGGAGATCATCCCGGCGTACGAGGAGCTGGCGGTCCGGATCGAGCTGTTCGGTGACGAGATCGAGAAGCTCTACTACCTGAACCCGCTGACCGGCGACGTGGTCCGCGAGGTCGACAGCTTGATGATCTTCCCGGCCACGCACTACGCCGCCGGTCCGGAGCGGATGGAACGGGCGATCCGCGACATCGAGGCCGAGCTGGGCGAGCGGCTGGCCGAGTTGGAGCGGCAGGGCAAGCTGCTGGAGGCCCAGCGGCTGCGCATGCGCACCACCTACGACATCGAGATGATGCGCCAGGTGGGCTTCTGCTCCGGCATCGAGAACTACTCCATGCACATCGACGGCCGGCTGCCCGGCAGCCCGCCGCACTGCCTGCTCGACTACTTCCCGGACGACTTCCTCACAGTGATCGACGAGTCGCACGTGACGATCCCGCAGATCGGCGGCATGTACGAGGGCGACGCCTCCCGCAAGCGGATGCTCGTCGACCACGGCTTCCGGCTGCCGAGCGCCGCGGACAACCGGCCGCTGCGCTTCGACGAGTTCCTGGAGCGGGTGGGCCAGATGGTCTACCTCTCCGCCACCCCCGGCCCGTGGGAGCTGGAGCGGTCCCAGGGCGAGTTCGTCGAGCAGGTGATCCGCCCCACCGGCCTGATCGACCCCGAGGTGGTGGTCAAGCCGACCAAGGGCCAGATCGACGACCTCATGCACGAGATCAAGCTGCGCACCGAGCGGGACGAGCGCGTGCTCGTCACCACGCTCACCAAGAAGATGGCCGAGGACCTCTCCGACTACCTGCTGGAGAACGGCATCCGGGTGCGCTACCTGCACTCCGAGGTCGACACGCTGCGCCGGGTCGAGCTGCTGCGCGAGCTGCGCAAGGGCGACTACGACGTGCTCGTCGGCATCAACCTGCTCCGGGAGGGTCTCGACCTGCCCGAGGTCTCCCTGGTGGCGATCCTCGACGCCGACAAGGAGGGGTTCCTGCGCAGCGGCCGGTCGCTGATCCAGACCATCGGCCGGGCGGCCCGTAACGTCTCCGGCCAGGTCCACATGTACGCCGACAAGATCACGCCGTCGATGGCGAACGCGATCGACGAGACCAACCGGCGCCGGGCCAAGCAGATCGCGCACAACGAGGCGAACGGCATCAGGCCGGAGCCGCTGCGCAAGAAGATCCACGACATCCTCGACGACATCTACCGCGAGGCGGAGGACACCGAGAACAGCAACGTCGGCGGGGCCGTGCGGCAGCTCTCCCGGGGCAAGGCGCCGGTGAAGGAGACGCGCAGCCGCCGCGGCGCCGCGGGGACCCCGTCGCGCGAGGGGATGGCCCGTGCCGACCTCGCCAACCTCATCCAGGAGCTCAACGACCAGATGCTCGCCGCCGCGCGGGAGTTGCAGTTCGAGCTGGCCGCCCGGATCCGGGACGAGGTCGCCGACCTCAAGAAGGAGTTGCGCGGGATGGACGCCGCAGGGGTCCGGTGA